Within the Gloeobacter kilaueensis JS1 genome, the region TGCTGCATCCACTCAGGACAGATTGTCCGCCTGATCGCGCCACCACCAGCGCAGGGGCAGGTAGACCAGCGGTGCCCAGAGGCTGCTAATCAGGGCAGAACCGAGGGCGACCCACTGGTGGTGCGACCAGATTTCAGCGATGGCGATGTGGCCCATGATCGAGTACTGCAGCGCCATGCAGGTCTCCGAGAGCACCGCCATCGCAAAGGTGATGAGGGCCACCGAGATAAAGTCCTCCTGGATGAAGCGCTGTTTTTCGAGGCGGGCAGTGAGCACGGCGGCAAGGGCCAGACCGAGGGCGTGGGTCGGACGGGCCATCGTGATGCCGTCCTGGGCCCAGCCCATCGCCAGACCCGCCACCCCTGCCATCAGGGGCGTGCGCCGGATGCTGAAGCAGACGATCCAGATGAGCGGCCAATCGACGCTGATGCCGGCTATCGCCCAGCCCGGAACCGGAGCAAACAGGGCCAATAGCGCGCAGATGGCCGAGAGGAACGTACCGATGCCATTAACGATCTGGCGGGACAGGGAGGGTTGCATCGGGATGCTCCGGCGGGGACTGGGTGGTATCGGCGGGAGCGCTGTTGCCTGCGGGCGCTGTGGGCGGCGGATTGTTGCGGCTGGACCCTTCGTTATTTGCCGATGGGGCGAGGGGCTGGGGGGCGGAACGGGGTACTAGAGTCCCACTGCGCCTGGGAGGGGCGGCGGGCCGTCGCTCGGCTGGGGAAGCGGGCGTTTTTTCGGACACAGCAGGTTTCTGGTCGGGCAGTTTGCCGCCGCGCAGCGTCGTCGCTGCTGGCCGGGCTGGAATTTCAAGCGCAGCACCCGCATCGCTGCCACTCTTGGTGGGGAGCGTGGTTGCAGCAGGGGTGCTGCTCGGGGCAACCGCCGGTGCGGCTGGAACCAGCGTCGGGGGCGGGGGTGGAGCGGGTGTGAGTTGCACGGGGGCCACACCGGGGTAGATCTTGACCCACTCCAGGCGATCGAGGGGGGCAACGAAGGCGATCTTGACTTTTGGAACGGCCTGGTTGCGATCGACAGCCGTAACCCGTCCCACCGGCAACCCCGAGGGAAAGCGCGAACTGAGGCCGCTGGTGACGATGAGTTCGCCGGCTTTGAGGGGCGGCTGCTCAAAAAATTCGACCGTCGCCGGATCGCGGCGGTGGCCCTGCAGGATGCCCATCATCCGCGAGCGCACCGCCATGACTCCCACCTGGGAACCGGGATCGCTCAACAGCAGCACCCGCGAGGTGTAAGCGCCCACCTGGCTCACCTGACCCACCGCCGCACCGTTGCCGGTGACGACCGTGGCACCGACGGCGATGCCGTCGGCTGAGCCCCGATTGAGGAGCACCTCCTCCCACCAGTGATCCGCGCTGCGACCGATCACCTGAGCGCTCACTGCACCGCTACCCAGTCTGTCGTCTATTTTGTGCAGGTTGCGCAGCTGGCGGTTTTCGTAGAAGAGCGACTCCAGGCGGGCCTGCAGTTGGGCGAGTTGTTCGTCGCGCAATTGACCCGCTGTCGGAGCCGGATAGATAAAAGGAGAAGCCAGCAGGGCAAATAGATCGCTCAGCATCGCCCCATCGGTGCGCCGCACCCACCAGGCCGCACCGAGGGCGAGCACCGCTGCCAGGGTGACAAGACCAAATCGCAACCACCATCGCCTGAGCTTCTCGACCACAGCCCTCCCTCTTAGCGGTCGCTCAGGCGCTTGATACTGCTGCTCACCACCCGCTCTAAGCGGGCAAAGTTTTCGAGCACCTGGCCGATGCCGAGCACGACACAGCGCAGCGGATCTTCGGCGACGTAGACGGCTACACCGGTTTCGTCGGAGACCAGATCGTCGAGTCCTTTTAATAAAGCCCCGCCACCGGCCAGCACGATGCCGCGATCGGCAATGTCTGCCACCAGTTCCGGCGGTGTGCGCTCGAGGGTGCGCTTGATCGCCTCGATGATCGCCGAGAGCGGCTCGCTCATGCACTCGCGAATTTCTGCCGTATGGACATCGACCGTCCGGGGCAGGCCAGAGAGCATGTGTAGCCCCCGCACCTCCCACTTGTCCCCTTCGTCGCGTCGGGCTGAGGCGGTGCCAAGCCGCATCTTGATCTCCTCGGCGGTGCGCTCACCGATGACCAGGTTGTGGACCTTTTTAAGGTAGGTGGCGATCGATTCGGTAAGCTCGTCGCCCGCCACGCGCACCGATTCTGAGACGACCGTGCCGCCGAGGGCGATCACCGCCACTTCGGTCGTACCGCCGCCAATATCGACCACCAGGCTGCCCGTCGGTCCTGTTACCGGTAGTCCTGCGCCGATCGCCGCCGCCACCGGCTCGTCGATGAGCCGGACCTCGCGCGCCCCGGCCCGGATCGCCGCCTCCATCACCGCCCGGCGCTCGATGCCGGTGATGCCGCTCGGGATGCCAATCACCACCAGCGGTGAGACCAGATATTCGCCGTTGTGAATCCGCTGGATGAAGTGCTTGATCATCATCTCAGCTAGATCAAAGTCGGCTATCACTCCGTCGCGCAGGGGACGAACCGCCTGAATCGTGCTCGGTGTGCGACCGAGCATCTGCCGGGCCGCTTCGCCAAAGGCGAGGGGCTTGCGGGTCTGCTGATCGAGGGCGACCACACTCGGCTCAGAGAGGACCGTGCCTCGGCCAGCCACATAGATCAGTGTGTTGGCTGTACCCAGGTCGATTCCCATGTCTCGGGAAAACCGACTGAAAAGGCCCACGCCCCCTTCCCCCTGCACACGACTCGTTGGGGATCCTAACACAGCCGATTGTCAAAACTGATTAAGGGCCCTGCCGAAATACACGTTCGACCACTTCGCCGGATTTGCCCATCTGGCCAAGGGATTGATCGTTGAGGGTGAGTAACACCCCACCGGCGTTTCCGGCCCTGACGCTCAGCTGCTTCTGGGCCTGCCAGTCGCGCTTCGTTCCCTGGGGCAACTCGCCTTCAAAGGCTTTGCGACCATCGGCGACCACCCGCACCCAGGAGCGCTCCTTGAGCGCTATCTGCATCTGCAGTCCTTTTGGAAGCGCCGCAACACTGTCGGTTGTCTGAAGGGGGGTCGAGGCGGTCAAAAGTGATGGGGTGCTCTCAGGAGTGGCGGCGGGAGCAGTCACCACTGGGGCAGGTTTGATCGCGGTGGGCGAAGCTTGCCTGACTGGGGGGGCGGACGGTGTTTTTTTGGCCGCAGGGGCGGGCTTTTTGACAACGGGGGCCGGTGCGGGCGGCCTCGCCGTGAGTGGAGGTTGCTGGGCGCGCTGCAGGTACGAGAATCCGCCTGCGGCGACGAGCACCAGCGCTCCATACAAGAGCCAGGCGTGGAAGGGGCGCAAAGTCGGCTTGGTAAGCGAAGCGCTCGCCCGCTCGATCGGAGTCGGGGTGACGGCAGGCGCTTCAGCCGGGGGCGGTGGCTGCAATTCTTTAAGGAGCGCCGCACCGTCGAGATCGACCAGATCAGAGTACTTGCGGATGAAGGCGCGCACGTAGACCGGTTCGGGCAGATACTCGGACTTGCCATCTTCGATGGCGAGCAGATAGCGCCTGGGGATGCGGGTGCGCTCCGCCACGTCATCTACCGACAGACCGCGCTCCTCGCGCTCTTTTGCCAGCAATTTTCCTACTGATTTGAGCGAGTCGGATTGAAAGTCAGCACTCATAGATCGGATGTTCCAGTAGCTTGTAGTTGCTGGATTTCGTTCTCGCTCAATTCTCGGAAGTGGCCTGCCGGTAAATTGCCCAGGACAATGGGGCCAATCGCAATCCGGTGCAGTTGCTGGACGGGATAACCGAGAAATTCGGCTACCTTACGAATCTGACGGTTTCGCCCTTCGACCAGAATAATCTCAACAAGCGTGGAATTGTTAGTCCGTTCACAAACCTGTACCGAAGCCGGCAGCGTTTTTTGGCCCTCAAGCAGCACACCGGCTCGCCAGCGTTCGAGGGTCGTCGCCCCAGGGTGGCCAGCCAGCCAGACGCGATAGGTCTTGGGCAGATGGAAGCTCGGGTGGGTCATCCGAAAAGTGAGCGCACCGTCGCTGCTGATTAAAAGTGCGCCGGAGCTGTCGTAGTCGAGCCGACCGACCGGATGGAGGCCCTGGCCCGTCCGCCAGGCCAGCGGCAATAGATCCATGACGGTCCGTCGTCCCCTCGGATCGAAGCAGGTGGAAAGCCAGCCCACCGGTTTGTGCAACAGCAAGTAGCGCAGGGGCGGCTGATCGCTCAGCAACTGCCCGTCCACCTCAATCCGGTCGCAGGCCGGATCGACGCAGGTGCCCAGCTGCTGAACGACCGCGCCGTTGACGCGCACCTGACCCGCAGCGATCAGCCCCTCGGCCCGGCGGCGCGAGGCGATACCATGTTCAGCCAGGAGCTTTTGAAGGCGGATTGGTGCTGCCATTGCTGCCGCTGTTGAAAAAACCTAACTGGTAGCTGTTGGCATCTTCGGGGGGGGTGTGAACCAGGATACATTCAAACTCGCGGGCCAGGTTGTGGACTTCCCGCAGATCCTCTTCGGACCAGATCGTCCAGCTGCCGCGCAACTCGTCGCCTACCCGCACCTCGACACGGTTGCCGATGATGTACATGATCCGCTGGCGCTGGGTGGCACCGTCCGCCTTCTGCTCCAGCACACCCTGCGGGTCGAGGCCCAGAAGCCGCATCGCCACCAGAAGCCTGGGCAGAGCCTCGCAGATCTTCTGGCGGGCCTTCTCGGGGTTGCTCCGCAGCCAGGCAAGCTGAGCCTCCAGCACCTCCTGCTG harbors:
- the mreD gene encoding rod shape-determining protein MreD, giving the protein MQPSLSRQIVNGIGTFLSAICALLALFAPVPGWAIAGISVDWPLIWIVCFSIRRTPLMAGVAGLAMGWAQDGITMARPTHALGLALAAVLTARLEKQRFIQEDFISVALITFAMAVLSETCMALQYSIMGHIAIAEIWSHHQWVALGSALISSLWAPLVYLPLRWWWRDQADNLS
- the mreC gene encoding rod shape-determining protein MreC; the encoded protein is MVEKLRRWWLRFGLVTLAAVLALGAAWWVRRTDGAMLSDLFALLASPFIYPAPTAGQLRDEQLAQLQARLESLFYENRQLRNLHKIDDRLGSGAVSAQVIGRSADHWWEEVLLNRGSADGIAVGATVVTGNGAAVGQVSQVGAYTSRVLLLSDPGSQVGVMAVRSRMMGILQGHRRDPATVEFFEQPPLKAGELIVTSGLSSRFPSGLPVGRVTAVDRNQAVPKVKIAFVAPLDRLEWVKIYPGVAPVQLTPAPPPPPTLVPAAPAVAPSSTPAATTLPTKSGSDAGAALEIPARPAATTLRGGKLPDQKPAVSEKTPASPAERRPAAPPRRSGTLVPRSAPQPLAPSANNEGSSRNNPPPTAPAGNSAPADTTQSPPEHPDATLPVPPDR
- a CDS encoding rod shape-determining protein, which encodes MGLFSRFSRDMGIDLGTANTLIYVAGRGTVLSEPSVVALDQQTRKPLAFGEAARQMLGRTPSTIQAVRPLRDGVIADFDLAEMMIKHFIQRIHNGEYLVSPLVVIGIPSGITGIERRAVMEAAIRAGAREVRLIDEPVAAAIGAGLPVTGPTGSLVVDIGGGTTEVAVIALGGTVVSESVRVAGDELTESIATYLKKVHNLVIGERTAEEIKMRLGTASARRDEGDKWEVRGLHMLSGLPRTVDVHTAEIRECMSEPLSAIIEAIKRTLERTPPELVADIADRGIVLAGGGALLKGLDDLVSDETGVAVYVAEDPLRCVVLGIGQVLENFARLERVVSSSIKRLSDR
- a CDS encoding helix-turn-helix domain-containing protein gives rise to the protein MSADFQSDSLKSVGKLLAKEREERGLSVDDVAERTRIPRRYLLAIEDGKSEYLPEPVYVRAFIRKYSDLVDLDGAALLKELQPPPPAEAPAVTPTPIERASASLTKPTLRPFHAWLLYGALVLVAAGGFSYLQRAQQPPLTARPPAPAPVVKKPAPAAKKTPSAPPVRQASPTAIKPAPVVTAPAATPESTPSLLTASTPLQTTDSVAALPKGLQMQIALKERSWVRVVADGRKAFEGELPQGTKRDWQAQKQLSVRAGNAGGVLLTLNDQSLGQMGKSGEVVERVFRQGP
- a CDS encoding pseudouridine synthase; this translates as MAAPIRLQKLLAEHGIASRRRAEGLIAAGQVRVNGAVVQQLGTCVDPACDRIEVDGQLLSDQPPLRYLLLHKPVGWLSTCFDPRGRRTVMDLLPLAWRTGQGLHPVGRLDYDSSGALLISSDGALTFRMTHPSFHLPKTYRVWLAGHPGATTLERWRAGVLLEGQKTLPASVQVCERTNNSTLVEIILVEGRNRQIRKVAEFLGYPVQQLHRIAIGPIVLGNLPAGHFRELSENEIQQLQATGTSDL